In Mycobacterium sp. Aquia_216, a genomic segment contains:
- a CDS encoding GNAT family N-acetyltransferase: protein MLLQVHTARLVHTADLDGDARQRIHQMVTEAFAGDFTESDWEHALGGMHALICHHGAIIAHAAVVQRRLFYEGNALRCGYVEGVAVREDHRGQGLVHALLDGVEQVMRGAYQLGALSSSNRARSLYAARGWVPWQGRTSVLSPTGPTHTPDNDGAIFVFPVMIGLDTSAELMCDWREGDVW from the coding sequence GTGCTTCTCCAGGTCCACACCGCACGCCTGGTTCACACTGCCGATCTCGACGGCGATGCCCGCCAGCGCATCCACCAGATGGTCACCGAGGCCTTCGCCGGCGATTTCACCGAGAGCGACTGGGAGCATGCCCTGGGCGGCATGCACGCCCTGATCTGCCATCACGGCGCGATCATCGCGCACGCCGCGGTGGTCCAGCGGCGCTTGTTCTACGAGGGCAACGCGCTGCGCTGTGGCTACGTCGAAGGAGTCGCGGTGCGGGAGGACCATCGCGGGCAGGGGCTGGTGCACGCCTTGCTGGACGGAGTCGAGCAGGTGATGCGTGGCGCCTATCAGCTGGGGGCGTTGAGTTCCTCGAACCGGGCCCGCAGTCTGTATGCCGCCCGCGGCTGGGTGCCCTGGCAAGGTCGGACGTCGGTGCTCAGCCCGACCGGCCCAACGCACACGCCCGACAACGACGGAGCGATATTCGTCTTCCCGGTCATGATCGGCTTGGACACTTCCGCGGAGCTGATGTGCGATTGGCGCGAGGGTGACGTTTGGTAG
- a CDS encoding 5-oxoprolinase/urea amidolyase family protein — MTNPVVSLEILRTGPLAVVQDLGRIGQAHLGVGRSGAADRRSHKLANRLVANPDDRATVEVTFGGFAARVHGGDVDIAVTGADTDPSVNGIKFGTNSIHHVRDGQVISLGTPRAGLRTYLAVRGGISVEPVLGSRSYDVMSAIGPAPLATGDQLPVGAHTDEYPELDQAPVAAVSGDTVELLVVPGPRDDWFVDPDVLVHTDWVSSDRSDRVGMRLTGRPLQYRFPDRQLPSEGATRGAIQVPPNGLPVILGPDHPITGGYPVVGVVIDEDIDKVAQVRAGQRVRLHWARPRSLVGGQSHSSPFS; from the coding sequence GTGACAAACCCAGTTGTCAGCCTGGAAATCCTGCGCACCGGACCACTGGCCGTCGTCCAGGATCTCGGCCGGATCGGGCAGGCTCACCTCGGTGTCGGCCGGTCCGGCGCCGCCGACCGCCGCTCGCACAAACTCGCCAACCGGCTGGTCGCCAATCCCGACGACCGCGCCACCGTCGAGGTGACCTTCGGCGGTTTCGCGGCCCGGGTGCACGGCGGCGACGTCGATATTGCGGTGACGGGCGCCGATACCGACCCGTCGGTCAACGGAATCAAGTTCGGCACCAACAGCATTCACCATGTCCGCGACGGCCAAGTGATTTCGCTGGGCACCCCGAGAGCCGGCCTACGCACCTACCTGGCGGTGCGCGGGGGCATTTCCGTGGAGCCGGTGCTGGGCTCGCGAAGCTACGACGTGATGTCGGCGATAGGCCCGGCACCGCTGGCCACCGGAGACCAGCTGCCGGTCGGTGCGCACACCGACGAGTACCCCGAACTCGACCAGGCTCCCGTGGCGGCCGTCAGCGGCGACACGGTCGAGCTGTTGGTGGTACCCGGACCACGCGACGACTGGTTCGTCGATCCCGACGTCCTGGTCCACACCGACTGGGTGTCCTCCGACCGCAGCGACCGGGTCGGAATGCGGTTGACCGGCCGCCCGCTGCAGTACCGCTTCCCCGATCGGCAGCTGCCCAGCGAGGGCGCCACCCGAGGGGCGATTCAGGTGCCGCCCAACGGGTTACCGGTGATCCTGGGGCCCGACCATCCGATTACCGGCGGCTACCCAGTCGTCGGTGTGGTGATCGACGAGGACATCGACAAGGTCGCCCAGGTGCGGGCGGGCCAGCGAGTGCGCCTGCACTGGGCGCGGCCACGGTCTCTGGTGGGGGGCCAATCGCACAGCTCTCCGTTCTCGTGA
- a CDS encoding 5-oxoprolinase subunit B family protein, with amino-acid sequence MSVTDLPADLPTELVGNVVLDYGDQALLVQCGSTAEVLAWADALRAAALPGVLDIVPAARTVLVKLDGPRYQGVIRQRLRKLRVTAERVAPAQRTADVVIDVVYDGPDLAEVAGHTGLTTAQVINAHTSTLWRVGFSGFAPGFAYLVDGDPRLRVPRRAEPRTAVPAGSVALAGEFSAVYPRKSPGGWQLIGRTEAVLWDLVRPDPALLTQGMWVQFRAA; translated from the coding sequence ATGAGCGTTACTGATCTCCCTGCGGACCTGCCGACCGAACTGGTCGGCAATGTCGTTCTCGACTACGGCGACCAGGCCCTGCTGGTGCAATGTGGCAGCACCGCAGAGGTATTGGCATGGGCGGACGCACTGCGCGCGGCCGCGTTGCCCGGTGTGCTCGACATCGTTCCCGCCGCCCGCACGGTGCTGGTCAAGCTCGACGGCCCGCGATATCAGGGCGTCATCCGTCAGCGACTACGCAAACTGCGGGTCACCGCCGAGCGGGTCGCCCCGGCGCAGCGCACCGCCGACGTGGTGATCGACGTCGTTTACGACGGTCCAGACCTCGCCGAGGTCGCCGGCCACACCGGGCTGACCACAGCACAGGTCATCAACGCTCACACTTCCACCTTGTGGCGAGTCGGATTCAGCGGATTCGCACCAGGTTTCGCGTACCTGGTCGACGGCGACCCCCGCCTGCGGGTGCCCCGCCGCGCCGAGCCACGCACCGCGGTACCCGCCGGGTCGGTGGCGCTTGCGGGTGAGTTCAGTGCGGTGTACCCGCGCAAATCCCCCGGCGGCTGGCAGCTCATCGGTCGCACCGAGGCGGTCCTGTGGGACCTGGTGCGACCGGATCCGGCGCTGCTGACGCAGGGCATGTGGGTTCAATTCCGGGCCGCGTAA
- a CDS encoding ABC transporter substrate-binding protein, producing MRQGWNRRGFLQLAGAAVAAATAGCSSPKPAPNAPGAEGVTITHLFGQTVIKQPPKRVVSAGYTEQDDLLAVGIVPIAVTNWFGDQPFAVWPWAQPKLGGAQPVVLNLDNGIPVDQIAGLKPDLIVAVNAGVDADTYQKLSAIAPTVAQSDGDAFFEPWKDQATTIGQAVFRADQMKSLIDAVDKQFVAVSQNHPQWQAKKALLMQGSLFQGTVVAAAAGWRTDFLNQMGLVIADSLKPFVNGHRAVIPRDHIKTVLDSADVVIWTTESPDQQKSLLADPEIAGSQATAQNRHVFTTKDQAGAIAFSSVLSYPVVADQLPPLIGKILG from the coding sequence ATGCGACAGGGATGGAATCGGCGGGGGTTCTTGCAGCTCGCCGGTGCTGCTGTGGCCGCCGCGACAGCGGGGTGCTCGTCACCCAAACCGGCGCCGAACGCCCCTGGCGCCGAAGGCGTGACGATCACCCACCTTTTCGGTCAGACCGTCATCAAGCAGCCACCCAAGCGTGTGGTCAGTGCGGGCTACACGGAGCAGGACGACCTACTTGCGGTTGGCATCGTGCCGATCGCGGTGACCAACTGGTTCGGTGACCAGCCGTTCGCGGTGTGGCCATGGGCCCAGCCCAAGCTCGGCGGCGCGCAACCCGTGGTGTTGAACCTGGACAACGGAATTCCCGTCGACCAGATCGCCGGCCTGAAGCCCGATTTGATCGTGGCCGTCAATGCCGGCGTCGATGCCGACACCTATCAGAAGCTGTCCGCGATCGCCCCGACCGTCGCGCAATCCGACGGCGACGCCTTCTTCGAGCCGTGGAAAGACCAGGCCACCACGATCGGCCAAGCGGTGTTCCGGGCCGACCAGATGAAGTCGCTGATCGACGCCGTCGACAAGCAGTTCGTCGCGGTGTCGCAGAACCATCCGCAGTGGCAAGCCAAGAAGGCATTGCTGATGCAGGGCAGCCTGTTCCAGGGCACGGTGGTCGCCGCCGCGGCGGGCTGGCGAACCGATTTCCTGAACCAGATGGGCCTGGTGATCGCCGACAGCCTCAAGCCTTTCGTCAACGGACACCGCGCCGTCATCCCCCGCGATCACATCAAAACGGTGCTCGATTCCGCCGACGTGGTGATCTGGACGACCGAGAGTCCCGACCAGCAAAAGTCCCTGCTGGCCGACCCCGAGATAGCGGGATCGCAGGCGACCGCGCAGAACCGCCATGTCTTCACCACCAAGGACCAGGCCGGTGCCATCGCATTCTCGTCGGTACTGAGCTACCCGGTGGTCGCCGACCAGCTACCCCCGCTGATCGGCAAGATCCTCGGATAA
- a CDS encoding DNA polymerase domain-containing protein, protein MNLMTGPASLEVAGHQVTITHPDKVVFEARGDTGPYTKLDLVRYYLSVADGALRGVAGRPMILKRFVKGIAEEAVFQKRAPTKRPDWVDVAELHYARGTSAAEAVIHDAAGLAWAVNLGCVDFNPHPVLAGDLDHPDELRVDLDPMPGVDWQRIVDVALVAREVLEDYGLVAWPKTSGSRGFHIYARIAPRWEFRQVRLAAQTVAREVERRVPEAATSRWWKEEREGVFVDFNQNAKDRTVASAYSVRATPDARVSTPLHWDEVADCRPEAFTIATVPDRFAEIGDPWAGMDEAVGELDRLLMLAEELGPPERAPRGSGKRSDGRRQSSMPLIEIARTKTKDEAMAALDTWRGRHPTVAARLRPADVLVDGMRGPSSIWYRIRINLQHIPDDQRPPQQELIADYSPWKR, encoded by the coding sequence ATGAATCTCATGACCGGCCCAGCATCGTTGGAGGTTGCCGGGCACCAGGTCACCATCACCCATCCCGACAAAGTCGTGTTCGAAGCCCGAGGTGACACAGGGCCTTACACCAAGCTCGATCTGGTCCGGTACTACCTGTCGGTCGCCGACGGAGCGTTGCGCGGGGTGGCCGGGCGGCCCATGATCCTGAAGCGCTTCGTCAAGGGGATCGCGGAAGAGGCGGTGTTTCAGAAGCGCGCGCCGACGAAACGCCCGGACTGGGTCGACGTTGCCGAACTGCACTACGCGCGGGGCACGTCCGCCGCGGAAGCCGTCATCCACGACGCCGCCGGGCTGGCGTGGGCGGTCAACCTGGGCTGCGTGGACTTCAACCCGCATCCGGTGCTCGCCGGCGACCTCGATCACCCCGACGAGCTGCGTGTCGACCTGGACCCGATGCCCGGGGTCGACTGGCAACGGATCGTCGACGTCGCCTTGGTGGCCCGCGAGGTGCTCGAGGACTACGGCCTGGTCGCGTGGCCGAAGACGTCCGGATCGCGGGGCTTTCACATCTACGCCCGCATCGCGCCGCGCTGGGAATTCCGGCAGGTCCGGCTGGCCGCCCAAACCGTGGCCCGGGAAGTCGAGCGGCGGGTGCCCGAGGCGGCGACCAGCCGCTGGTGGAAGGAAGAGCGCGAGGGCGTTTTCGTCGACTTCAACCAGAACGCCAAGGACCGCACCGTCGCGTCGGCGTACTCGGTGCGGGCCACTCCGGATGCCCGGGTGTCGACGCCGCTGCATTGGGACGAGGTGGCCGACTGCCGGCCGGAGGCGTTCACAATCGCCACCGTGCCAGATCGGTTCGCCGAGATCGGCGACCCGTGGGCGGGGATGGACGAGGCGGTCGGCGAGCTGGACCGGCTGCTCATGCTGGCCGAGGAGCTGGGTCCCCCGGAGCGGGCGCCGCGGGGTTCGGGAAAGCGTTCCGACGGCCGGCGCCAGTCCTCGATGCCGTTGATCGAGATCGCCCGGACCAAGACCAAGGACGAGGCGATGGCCGCGCTGGACACCTGGCGCGGCCGCCACCCCACGGTGGCCGCGCGTTTGCGGCCCGCCGACGTGCTCGTCGACGGCATGCGCGGGCCGAGTTCGATCTGGTACCGGATCCGGATCAACCTGCAGCACATTCCCGACGACCAGCGCCCGCCGCAGCAGGAGCTGATCGCCGATTACAGCCCTTGGAAACGGTAG
- the fadD2 gene encoding long-chain-fatty-acid--CoA ligase FadD2, which yields MPNLPGLPGQAVSKVQQYVERGSAELHYVRKIFEAGAFKLESPLKTAAMATDIAKWGEFGMLPSLNARRTPDRAALIDEDGEFSYRELDEAAHAVANGLIDKGVKGGDGVAILARNHRWFVIANYGAARVGARIILLNSEFSGPQIKEVSEREGAKVIIYDDEYTKAVSKAEPELGKLRALGTNPDSDEDSGSTDETLADLIKRSSKEPAPKAAKHASIIILTSGTTGTPKGANRSTPPTLAPVGGILSHVPFKANEVTSLPAPMFHALGYLHATIAMFLGSTLVLRRKFKPPLVLEDIEKHKVTAMVVVPVMLSRLLDTLEKMDKKPDLSSLKIIFVSGSQLGAELANRALKDIGPVIYNMYGSTEIAFATIARPEDLEKNASTVGPVVKGVKVKILDDNGNELPQGDVGRIFVGNAFPFEGYTGGGHKQIIDGLMSSGDVGYFDEDGLLYVSGRDDEMIVSGGENVFPAEVEDLISGHEAVVEATAIGVEDKEWGHRLRAFVVKKEGSDVDEDTIKHYVRDHLARYKVPREVIFLEELPRNPTGKVLKRELREMEID from the coding sequence ATGCCTAACCTTCCTGGCCTGCCCGGGCAAGCCGTTTCCAAGGTCCAGCAGTACGTCGAACGCGGCTCGGCCGAACTGCACTACGTGCGGAAAATCTTCGAGGCGGGCGCGTTCAAGCTGGAGTCGCCGCTGAAGACCGCCGCAATGGCAACCGACATCGCGAAGTGGGGCGAGTTCGGCATGCTGCCCTCGCTCAACGCCAGGCGTACTCCCGATCGCGCGGCGCTCATCGACGAAGACGGCGAATTCAGCTATCGAGAGCTCGATGAGGCCGCCCACGCGGTGGCAAACGGCCTGATCGACAAGGGCGTCAAGGGCGGCGACGGCGTCGCTATCCTGGCCCGCAACCATCGTTGGTTCGTCATAGCCAATTACGGCGCGGCCCGGGTCGGCGCCCGCATCATCCTGCTCAACAGCGAATTCTCCGGACCGCAGATCAAAGAGGTCTCCGAGCGCGAGGGCGCCAAGGTGATCATCTACGACGACGAGTACACCAAGGCGGTCAGCAAGGCCGAGCCCGAACTCGGCAAGCTGCGCGCCCTGGGCACCAATCCGGACAGCGACGAGGACTCGGGCAGCACCGACGAGACGCTCGCCGACCTGATCAAGCGCAGCAGCAAGGAGCCCGCTCCCAAGGCTGCCAAGCACGCGTCGATCATCATCCTGACCAGCGGGACCACCGGCACGCCCAAGGGTGCGAACCGCAGCACCCCGCCCACCCTGGCCCCCGTCGGCGGCATCCTGTCGCACGTGCCGTTCAAGGCGAACGAGGTCACCTCGCTGCCGGCGCCGATGTTCCATGCGCTCGGATATCTGCACGCCACGATTGCGATGTTCCTGGGTTCCACGCTGGTGCTGCGGCGCAAATTCAAGCCGCCGCTGGTGCTGGAGGACATCGAGAAGCACAAGGTGACGGCCATGGTCGTGGTGCCGGTGATGCTGTCGCGCCTCCTGGACACGCTCGAGAAGATGGACAAGAAGCCCGACCTGTCCAGCTTGAAGATCATCTTCGTGTCCGGATCACAGTTGGGCGCCGAGCTGGCCAACCGCGCGCTCAAGGACATCGGTCCGGTCATTTACAACATGTACGGCTCGACGGAGATCGCGTTCGCGACGATCGCCCGTCCCGAGGACCTCGAGAAGAACGCGTCGACGGTTGGCCCGGTCGTCAAGGGTGTGAAGGTCAAGATCCTCGACGACAACGGCAACGAGTTGCCCCAGGGCGACGTCGGACGCATCTTCGTCGGCAATGCCTTCCCGTTTGAGGGCTACACCGGCGGCGGCCACAAGCAGATCATCGACGGCTTGATGTCGTCCGGCGACGTCGGTTATTTCGACGAAGACGGTCTGCTGTACGTCAGCGGCCGCGACGACGAGATGATCGTCTCCGGCGGTGAGAACGTCTTCCCGGCCGAGGTCGAGGACCTGATCAGCGGGCACGAAGCGGTGGTGGAGGCTACCGCGATCGGTGTCGAAGACAAGGAGTGGGGCCACCGGCTGCGCGCCTTCGTGGTGAAAAAGGAAGGCTCCGACGTCGACGAGGACACCATCAAGCACTACGTGCGCGACCACTTGGCCCGCTACAAGGTGCCCCGCGAAGTGATCTTCCTCGAGGAGCTGCCGCGCAACCCGACCGGCAAGGTCCTGAAGCGAGAGTTGCGCGAAATGGAGATCGACTAG
- a CDS encoding ATPase: MSFNPGHLGPGAGAFRAQMSAATPSGDGAPTERITGFRQPRPQRTVTEPTDSRSRSAGEQPARIQRTRRTVDLPAATHRSLDIWQREAADRLGVARVTGQEVLTALIDQLLADPKLAAQITRKIQDRR; the protein is encoded by the coding sequence GTGAGCTTCAACCCCGGTCACCTCGGGCCCGGCGCCGGAGCGTTCCGCGCGCAGATGTCCGCGGCGACCCCCTCGGGAGACGGCGCACCCACCGAACGCATCACCGGCTTCCGACAGCCCCGTCCCCAACGGACAGTCACCGAGCCCACGGATTCCCGATCGCGGTCCGCAGGCGAACAGCCAGCACGTATCCAACGGACCCGGCGCACCGTCGACCTCCCGGCCGCCACCCACCGATCGCTCGACATCTGGCAGCGTGAAGCCGCCGACCGCCTGGGCGTGGCACGAGTGACCGGCCAAGAGGTGCTCACCGCGCTGATCGACCAGCTTCTGGCCGATCCCAAACTCGCAGCCCAGATCACCCGGAAGATTCAGGACCGGCGCTAG